The following coding sequences are from one Arachis hypogaea cultivar Tifrunner chromosome 7, arahy.Tifrunner.gnm2.J5K5, whole genome shotgun sequence window:
- the LOC112703806 gene encoding metal transporter Nramp1, with protein sequence MVGRGGSGTGSGCGSGSGSGSGSVQPQFIASTGSNTNTPLIDNSDVDQVVVPDTRSWKNLFSYMGPGFLVSIAYIDPGNFETDLQSGAQHKYELLWIILVASCAALLIQSMAANLGVVTGKHLAEHCRNEYAWATNFILWFIAEIAIVACDIPEVIGTAFALNMLFSIPVWIGVLLTGLSTLILLALQQYGVRKLEFLIAFLVFTIAACFFAELGYAKPVAKEVLKGLFVPELKGSGATGLAISLLGAMVMPHNLFLHSALVLSRKIPRSVRGIKEACRFYLIESAFALMVAFLINVSVISVSGAVCNSSNLNAEDQRNCQDLDLNKASFLLRNVLGKWSSKLFGVALLASGQSSTITGTYAGQYVMQGFLDLRLEPWVRNMLTRCLAIVPSLIVAVIGGSAGAGKLIIIASMILSFELPFALIPLLKFTSSKTKMGEHVNSIMISAVTWIIGSLIMAINIYYLLTGFVKLLLHSHVQVVAKVFLGILGFSGMAVYLAGIVYLVLRKNNKATSLLTLTAPEIRQTANEQGNASIHSLSREDIVSMQLPQRTSPVDLD encoded by the exons ATGGTTGGCAGGGGTGGTTCGGGGACTGGCTCTGGGTGTGGCTCTGGCTCTGGCTCTGGCTCTGGGTCTGTGCAGCCACAATTCATTGCGAGCACTGGCTCCAATACGAATACGCCCCTCATTGACAACTCAGATGTTGATCAAGTTGTTGTGCCTGAT ACCAGAAGCTGGAAAAATCTATTTTCTTACATGGGGCCTGGCTTTCTTGTTTCCATTGCATACATAGACCCGGGAAACT TTGAGACAGATCTTCAGTCGGGGGCTCAACATAAATACGAG CTACTTTGGATCATATTGGTGGCATCCTGCGCTGCTCTATTAATTCAATCCATGGCAGCCAATCTTGGGGTCGTCACTG GAAAGCACTTAGCAGAGCATTGTAGAAATGAATATGCTTGGGCTACCAACTTTATTCTTTGGTTTATTGCTGAAATTGCCATAGTCGCCTGTGACATTCCTGAAG TAATTGGGACAGCCTTTGCATTGAACATGCTTTTCAGCATACCTGTTTGGATTGGTGTTCTTCTGACAGGACTCAGTACATTGATCCTCTTAGCTTTGCAGCAATATGGG GTTAGAAAACTTGAATTCTTGATTGCATTTCTAGTATTTACAATTGCTGCATGCTTTTTTGCTGAGCTTGGATATGCAAAACCTGTTGCTAAAGAAGTTCTGAAGGGTCTTTTTGTGCCAGAACTAAAAGGAAGCGGTGCTACTGGTCTTGCGATTTCACTCCTAGGGGCTATGGTTATGCC TCACAATCTCTTCCTGCACTCAGCTCTGGTACTTTCTAGGAAAATACCACGATCAGTTCGGGGAATCAAA GAGGCCTGTAGATTTTACTTGATAGAAAGTGCCTTTGCTCTTATGGTTGCCTTCCTCATAAACGTTTCTGTTATCTCTGTGAGCGGTGCTGTTTGCAATTCTTCAAATTTGAATGCAGAAGATCAGAGGAACTGTCAGGATTTGGATCTGAACAAAGCCTCCTTTCTACTTAGA AATGTGTTGGGCAAATGGAGTTCCAAGCTGTTTGGAGTAGCTTTACTTGCATCAGGCCAAAGTTCTACTATAACAGGAACATATGCAGGGCAGTATGTCATGCAG ggatttcttgatttgCGACTAGAGCCATGGGTTCGGAATATGCTAACTCGTTGTTTAGCCATAGTTCCTAGTTTGATTGTTGCGGTCATTGGTGGCTCTGCTGGGGCTGGCAAGCTCATAATAATTGCATCA ATGATCTTATCATTTGAGCTTCCTTTTGCTTTAATTCCACTCCTCAAGTTCACAAGCAGCAAAACCAAGATGGGAGAGCATGTCAACTCTATCATG ATTTCAGCCGTTACTTGGATAATTGGTTCCCTAATTATGGCCATTAATATATATTATCTATTGACTGGCTTTGTGAAGCTGCTTCTCCACAGTCATGTTCAAGTTGTGGCCAAGGTGTTTTTGGGCATACTAGGGTTTTCAGGCATGGCTGTATATTTGGCTGGAATAGTATATCTGGTACTTCGCAAAAATAACAAGGCTACAAGCCTTTTGACACTAACAGCACCGGAAATCCGGCAAACAGCAAATGAACAAGGCAATGCCTCTATCCATTCTCTCTCAAGAGAAGACATAGTAAGCATGCAATTGCCTCAAAGAACTAGTCCTGTTGATCTTGACTGA
- the LOC112703807 gene encoding cinnamoyl-CoA reductase 1: protein MPAGGVGQTICVTGAGGFIASWMVKLLLERGYSVKGTLRNPDDPKNGHLMQLEGAAERLTLHKVDLLDLDSVRAVIHGCHGVFHTASPVTDNPEEMVEPAVNGAKNVIIAAAEAKVRRVVFTSSIGAVYMDPARSMDEVVDESCWSDLEYCKNTKNWYCYGKAVAEKAAWEEAKEKGVDLVVVNPVLVLGPLLQPTINASTIHILKYLTGSAKTYANATQAYVHVRDVALAHILVYETPSASGRYLCLESSLHRGDLVQILAKHFPDYPVPTKCSDEKNPRAKPYTFSNQKLKDLGLEFTPVSQCLYETVKSLQEKGHLPIPNKEQDSVQVKK from the exons ATGCCTGCCGGTGGTGTTGGGCAAACCATATGTGTAACCGGCGCCGGAGGTTTCATCGCCTCTTGGATGGTCAAACTCCTCCTTGAAAGAGGTTACTCTGTCAAAGGAACCCTGCGTAACCCAG ATGATCCGAAGAATGGACACTTGATGCAGTTGGAAGGAGCGGCGGAGAGGCTCACTCTTCACAAGGTCGATCTCCTTGACCTTGACTCTGTTAGGGCCGTCATTCACGGTTGCCATGGTGTCTTTCACACTGCTTCTCCCGTCACTGACAACCCC GAGGAAATGGTGGAGCCGGCGGTAAATGGAGCCAAGAATGTGATTATAGCAGCTGCGGAAGCTAAAGTGAGACGCGTGGTCTTCACTTCATCAATTGGCGCAGTGTATATGGACCCAGCGAGGAGCATGGACGAGGTGGTGGATGAATCGTGTTGGAGTGATCTAGAGTATTGCAAGAACACCAAG AACTGGTATTGCTATGGAAAGGCAGTGGCAGAAAAAGCAGCATGGGAAGAGGCAAAGGAGAAAGGGGTGGACTTGGTTGTGGTGAACCCAGTGTTGGTACTTGGACCGTTGCTGCAGCCAACCATAAATGCAAGTACAATTCACATCCTCAAGTACCTCACTGGCTCCGCCAAAACTTATGCCAATGCCACTCAGGCCTATGTCCATGTCAGGGATGTCGCATTAGCTCACATACTTGTCTACGAGACCCCTTCTGCTTCCGGTCGATACCTCTGCCTCGAAAGTTCCCTCCACCGCGGCGACCTCGTTCAAATTCTTGCCAAGCATTTCCCCGACTACCCTGTTCCCACCAA GTGTTCCGACGAAAAGAATCCAAGAGCAAAGCCCTACACCTTCTCTAACCAAAAGCTGAAGGATTTGGGATTAGAATTCACTCCAGTGAGTCAGTGTCTATATGAAACGGTTAAGAGCCTACAGGAGAAGGGCCACCTTCCTATTCCCAATAAGGAACAAGATTCTGttcaagttaaaaaataa
- the LOC112703809 gene encoding beta-ketoacyl-[acyl-carrier-protein] synthase III A, chloroplastic — protein sequence MANASAFFTPSVPKFGETVPPLNLIAIHRFQRFSAKVVCFGTIEGAGKHASAASPSQSQLPRLVGKGCKLVGCGSAVPTLQISNDDLSKMVDTSDEWISVRTGIRRRRVLSGRDNLIALGVDASRKALEMANVDPDDLDLILMCTSTPEDLFGSAPQIQKQLGCKANPLAYDITAACSGFVLGLISAACHIRGGGFRNVLVIGADALSRYVDWTDRGSCILFGDAAGAVLVQACDTEEDGLFGFDLHSDGSGQRHLNASIKEHETNTALDSNGSVLDFPPRKSSYSFIQMNGKEVFRFAVRCVPQSIESALQKAGLPASSIDWLLLHQANQRIIDAVAARLEVPSERVISNLANYGNTSAASIPLALDEAVRSGKVKAGQTIAAAGFGAGLTWGSAIIRWG from the exons ATGGCCAATGCATCTGCTTTCTTCACTCCTTCGGTTCCCAAGTTCGGAGAGACAGTTCCCCCTCTCAATCTCATAGCCATTCATCGATTTCAACGATTCTCCGCCAAAGTTGTTTGCTTTGGAACTATCGAAGGAGCTGGCAAGCATGCTTCCGCTGCTTCCCCTTCCCAATCTCAGCTTCCCAG GCTTGTCGGTAAAGGTTGCAAGTTAGTTGGATGCGGTTCTGCTGTGCCAACTCTTCAAATTTCTAATGACGACCTTTCAAAAATGGTTGATACTTCTGATGAATGGATATCTGTTCGCACTGGGATTCGTAGGCGGCGAGTTCTTTCAG GCAGAGATAATTTGATAGCTTTAGGGGTAGATGCATCTAGGAAAGCTCTTGAGATGGCAAATGTTGACCCTGATGATCTTGACCTTATATTGATGTGCACGTCTACACCAGAGGATCTATTTGGTAGTGCTCCACAG ATACAAAAACAACTTGGCTGCAAAGCAAATCCATTGGCTTATGACATTACAGCTGCATGTAGCGGATTTGTGTTGGGCTTAATTTCAGCTGCTTGTCACATTAGGG GTGGTGGATTTCGTAATGTTCTTGTTATTGGGGCTGATGCTCTGTCAAGATATGTTGATTGGACCGATAGAGGGAGTTGTATTCTCTTTGGGGATGCGGCTGGTGCTGTGCTAGTACAG GCCTGTGATACTGAGGAAGATGGTCTATTCGGTTTTGATTTGCATAGTGATGGCAGTGGTCAAAG GCATTTGAATGCATCCATTAAAGAACACGAGACAAATACAGCTTTGGATTCAAATGGATCTGTGTTAGACTTTCCTCCTAGGAAGTCCTCGTATTCATTTATTCAAATGAATGGCAAGGAAGTCTTTCGCTTTGCAGTAAGATGTGTGCCTCAATCAATTGAATCTGCCCTTCAAAAGGCTGGTCTCCCTGCATCTAGCATTGATTGGTTACTTCTCCATCAG GCAAACCAGAGGATTATTGATGCAGTTGCTGCTCGCTTGGAGGTTCCCTCGGAACGGGTGATATCAAATTTGGCTAATTATGGCAACACAAGTGCAGCTTCTATTCCCTTAGCTTTAGATGAAGCTGTTCGAAGTGGCAAGGTTAAGGCAGGGCAAACTATTGCAGCTGCCGGCTTTGGTGCGGGTCTTACTTGGGGTTCAGCAATTATTCGATGGGGCTGA
- the LOC112703808 gene encoding ACT domain-containing protein ACR11-like, whose amino-acid sequence MAVAMAACSLGLHLTTADNSFSIRPLDKTISIAKTCYILHKTRWSSSRITIIRRATPLTDVMKEDGNQGDADAIVPTPIVIIDQDSDPDATVVEITFGDRLGALLDTMNALKNLGLNVVKANVFLDSSGKHNRFSITKADTGRKVEEAELLEAIRLTIINNLIQYHPESSAQLALGAAFGLVPPKEQVDVDIATHITISDDGPARSLLYVETADRPGLLVDLVKIITDINIAVESGEFDTEGLLAKAKFHVSYKDKAIIKPLQQVLANSLRYYLRRPSTEEASF is encoded by the exons ATGGCTGTTGCTATGGCTGCTTGCAGTCTTGGGCTTCACTTAACTACTGCTGACAACAGCTTCAGCATCAGACCTCTGGATAAAACCATTAGCATTGCTAAAACATGTTACATTCTTCACAAAACAAG ATGGTCATCTTCGAGAATTACAATCATCCGTCGAGCAACACCTCTAACCGATGTGATGAAGGAG GATGGAAATCAAGGTGATGCGGATGCTATCGTTCCTACTCCCATTGTCATAATAGATCAAGATTCCGATCCAGATGCAACCGTCGTCGAGATTACCTTTGGTGATCGCCTTGGCGCTCTTCTTGACACT ATGAATGCGCTCAAAAATTTAGGCCTCAATGTTGTTAAGGCAAACGTTTTTCTCGACTCCTCTGGCAAGCACAACAGGTTTTCCATTACCAAAGC TGATACCGGAAGAAAAGTAGAAGAGGCAGAGTTGTTGGAGGCAATCCGTTTGACAATCATAAATAACTTGATTCAGTATCACCCG GAATCTAGTGCCCAATTAGCTCTGGGAGCAGCTTTTGGACTTGTGCCTCCAAAGGAGCAG GTAGATGTGGACATAGCGACCCATATAACAATATCTGACGATGGCCCTGCTAGAAG TTTGCTGTACGTGGAGACAGCTGATCGGCCCGGATTACTGGTGGATCTGGTTAAGATCATCACTGACATTAACATTGCTGTTGAATCCGGGGAGTTTGACACAGAG GGGCTGTTGGCTAAAGCAAAGTTCCATGTCAGCTACAAGGATAAAGCCATCATCAAGCCTCTCCAGCAG GTTCTTGCTAACagcttgaggtattacttgaggCGACCTTCAACGGAGGAAGCCAGTTTCTGA